From one Brachypodium distachyon strain Bd21 chromosome 4, Brachypodium_distachyon_v3.0, whole genome shotgun sequence genomic stretch:
- the LOC100830653 gene encoding uncharacterized protein LOC100830653 has protein sequence MMDPGEGSSTGVRKCSSSQYSMEWPSDSFFEKPRPVHVDWPMNSQFDLNLDLPMESQLDLDRDYNFHGSEFEAFDLNEDIGCDDYFSDDSECADVNVDGLIELEPEIFPASDDGSEDGVENVHEVSKAEGSKRGRI, from the exons ATGATGGACCCGGGAGAAGGCTCCTCCACCGGTGTCAG AAAGTGTAGCAGTTCACAGTACAGTATGGAGTGGCCATCTGATTCATTCTTCGAGAAGCCAAGGCCCGTTCATGTAGATTGGCCAATGAACAGTCAGTTTGatttgaatttggatttgCCTATGGAAAGCCAGCTTGACCTCGACAGGGACTACAATTTCCATGGCTCAGAATTTGAAGCATTTGATCTGAATGAGGACATTGGATGTGATGATTATTTTAGTGATGATTCAGAGTGTGCAGATGTCAACGTTGATGGTCTCATTGAACTAGAGCCTGAGATCTTCCCTGCAAGTGATGATGGTTCTGAAGATGGAGTGGAAAATGTGCATGAAGTGAGCAAGGCAGAGGGCAGCAAGAGGGGCAGAATCTAA